One window of the Megalops cyprinoides isolate fMegCyp1 chromosome 2, fMegCyp1.pri, whole genome shotgun sequence genome contains the following:
- the LOC118768722 gene encoding gap junction delta-4 protein, translated as MGRQSASEVLFITLSHNITIVGKIWLVLMILLRVLVLLLAGYPLYQDEQERFVCNTIQPGCANVCYDIFAPVSLFRFWLAQTISVCLPSAIFVVHVAHKVLSGLAAEGCAMSRTKAGPLFKASLGKAAVRAEQGRIRSFTAAYVLHVLLRIFFEAGFGAVHYYLFGFRVPKRFLCHHAPCTTTVDCYVSRPTEKTVMLNFMLGASALFVLLNFADLICAARRSVRQRGKSKVLVEKVYEEEQYYLTPSSRSADANPLARELVVSSAFRKRGASKSSTDEAASVHLGGGDRPAPPRDSRPPPPPSNTNGNNMYTQDPEDGQERDGSEVPLCASAVTAADSTKGTPRPIRVWKHGRVKPPPPPRRDLGPAGGPDPVPASELCGRRVGQYTLVEVTSDLQSSSSDAQEKRSEWV; from the exons ATGGGGAGACAGAGCGCCTCCGAAGTTCTCTTCATCACCCTGAGCCACAACATCACGATCGTAG GGAAAATCTGGCTGGTCCTGATGATCCTTCTGCGGGTCCTAGTTCTTCTGTTGGCGGGATACCCTCTTTACCAGGACGAACAGGAGCGCTTTGTCTGCAACACCATCCAGCCGGGCTGCGCCAACGTATGCTACGACATCTTCGCCCCCGTCTCCCTCTTCAGGTTCTGGCTGGCCCAGACCATCTCCGTCTGCCTGCCCTCCGCCATTTTCGTGGTCCACGTGGCCCACAAAGTGCTGTCCGGGCTCGCGGCGGAGGGGTGCGCAATGAGTCGAACGAAGGCGGGACCCCTGTTTAAGGCCTCGCTGGGCAAAGCCGCCGTGCGGGCGGAGCAGGGCAGGATCCGCAGCTTCACGGCGGCCTACGTGCTCCACGTGCTCCTGCGGATCTTCTTCGAGGCCGGCTTCGGCGCGGTGCACTACTACCTGTTCGGCTTCCGCGTCCCCAAGCGGTTCCTGTGCCACCACGCCCCCTGCACCACCACGGTGGACTGCTACGTCTCCCGGCCCACGGAGAAGACCGTCATGCTCAACTTCATGCTGGGCGCCAGCGCCCTCTTCGTCCTGCTCAACTTTGCCGACCTGATCTGTGCCGCCAGGCGCTCGGTCCGGCAGAGGGGCAAGAGCAAGGTGCTGGTGGAGAAGGTGTATGAGGAGGAGCAGTACTACCTCACGCCCAGCAGCCGGAGCGCGGACGCAAACCCGCTCGCCCGCGAGCTCGTGGTCTCCTCCGCCTTCCGCAAGAGGGGGGCCAGCAAGTCCAGCACGGACGAGGCCGCCTCCGtgcacctgggggggggggaccgcCCGGCCCCTCCCCGTGACAGCCGCCCCCCGCCGCCGCCGTCCAACACCAACGGCAACAACATGTACACCCAGGACCCGGAGGACGGGCAGGAGCGGGACGGCAGCGAGGTGCCGCTGTGCGCCTCCGCCGTCACCGCTGCCGACAGCACCAAGGGGACGCCGCGGCCCATCCGCGTGTGGAAACACGGCCGGGTGAAGCCGCCCCCTCCGCCGCGGAGAGACCTGGGCCCTGCGGGGGGGCCGGACCCCGTCCCCGCCTCTGAGCTCTGCGGGAGGAGGGTGGGCCAGTACACGCTGGTAgaggtgacctctgacctgcagTCAAGCAGCAGCGACGCGCAAGAGAAGAGATCGGAGTGGGTGTGA